Within the Gemmatimonadaceae bacterium genome, the region CCGCGGCGTGCAATGGGAGCGACGCCAGTTCCCCATCCATCCCCGGCAAGATCACCCGCGTGAGCGGTGACTCGCAGTCGGTGGCGGCGGGGACGTCGCTCGTCGCGCCGATGGTGGTGAAGGTCGTGGCGCAGAATGGGTCGCCGATGCTGGGGCAGACGGTGACTTGGTCGCTGGAGACGGGGACGAGCGGGACCCTCCCCTCCTCGACGAGCCTGACCGACGCCAATGGGCTGGCCTCGATCGTTTTCAACGCCGGCCAGGTGGCGGGAAAGGCGGAGGTGACGGCGACGGCGGGGTCGCTCGCCGGACTCAAGTTTACGCAGACCATCGTCGCCGGGCCGGCGTCGGGGCTGGTGAAGTTCGCGGGAGACAACGCGGCAGCGCTGGTGAACGCCGGGGTCGGGCTCGTGGTGAAGGTGACCGACCAGTATGGGAATGCGGTCTCGAACGCGACGGTCTCGTGGGAGGTCACCAGCTCCGGCGGGACGCTGAGCGCGGCCACGAGCACGAGCAACACGGCCGGGCTGGCCACCATCACACTCACCGTCGGTGCCGCGCCGGGGACGTATACCGTGAAGGCGACGAGCGGAAGCCTTCCCGCGGCGACCTTCACCGTCACGG harbors:
- a CDS encoding Ig-like domain-containing protein, whose protein sequence is MTALRALRPSRALRGIPAIALLLAAAAACNGSDASSPSIPGKITRVSGDSQSVAAGTSLVAPMVVKVVAQNGSPMLGQTVTWSLETGTSGTLPSSTSLTDANGLASIVFNAGQVAGKAEVTATAGSLAGLKFTQTIVAGPASGLVKFAGDNAAALVNAGVGLVVKVTDQYGNAVSNATVSWEVTSSGGTLSAATSTSNTAGLATITLTVGAAPGTYTVKATSGSLPAATFTVTAI